The following proteins are co-located in the Procambarus clarkii isolate CNS0578487 chromosome 16, FALCON_Pclarkii_2.0, whole genome shotgun sequence genome:
- the LOC138365190 gene encoding membrane protein FAM174A-like gives MGECETAIHRKNSTEKDVLPPTRCCTFLARNISEPFLFKIFVGVVVFLIFSGVEGAEGPGSLKTGAGSHVSVVRRDVSGKTGDSPPSKPDKVPSETPVATPEDKKSESNVTTKSPVGQTGHVKAESDNPGTAPTNDAGEESIDEHQPMRGLKGISSEAVLRGFYVFVGVGSIVLMYIIVKLLRLRRRRATRKYRVLSHGDDQEMFPLAADDGDDEEIYNAADHQTLK, from the exons ATGGGTGAGTGTGAGACAGCCATACACCGGAAGAACAGCACTGAGAAGGATGTTCTACCACCGACGAGATGCTGTACCTTCCTCGCCAGGAACATCTCTGAGCCATTCTTGTTCAAGatttttgtgggtgttgttgttttcTTAATATTCTCAGGCGTTGAAGGGGCAGAAGGGCCGGGAAGCTTGAAGACTGGAGCAGGTAGCCACGTGTCAGTAGTCAGGCGTGACGTGTCAGGGAAGACTGGAGACTCGCCGCCATCCAAGCCTGACAAAGTACCTTCAGAAACACCTGTTGCAACGCCCGAGGACAAAAAGTCTGAATCAAATGTGACAACTAAGAGCCCAGTAGGGCAGACAGGGCATGTTAAGGCTGAGAGTGACAACCCTGGCACGGCTCCCACAAATGATGCAG GTGAAGAGTCCATAGATGAACATCAACCTATGCGAGGCCTAAAAGGAATATCTTCGGAAGCAGTTTTGCGCGGCTTCTATGTGTTTGTTGGAGTGGGTTCCATTGTGCTTATGTACATTATTGTCAAACTCTTAAG GCTTCGACGTCGACGTGCAACAAGAAAGTACAGGGTATTGTCGCATGGTGATGACCAGGAGATGTTTCCCCTGGCTGCAGATGATGGAGATGATGAAGAAATATACAATGCTGCAGATCATCAGACACTAAagtaa